ATAAACTTTctacaaaacattgtttttttgtagatcAGGCTTACCTGGTCTCCTCAGATGCAGAAGGTTTGTAAACCAttatgacaacatgagggaggCTTTGACTCATCATTGGATTACTGAATGGTCCAGGATCTCTGTTTAAACTGAAAGTTTGTCGTTGGAATTTTACAAAGCTTAgttaaaagtagaaatatcCTGCCTTCTGATTGTGGCATTTCATTCAAATACAGTAAACTCAGAACTGCAGAATAACACtgttttatgaaaatataaTGTTCTGCATCTAAAATATTTCTGCAAATTGTTCTGGAGTATTTAGAATAATACCTGTGTCGGTGTGGATCTGCTGTGACAGGAAGTTTTAGACAGAAGTATGACAGCCTGGCGTCATCTCAAGtataaaagaaatacttttcaGCTGCAGTTTTTCAACAAGAGACTCAAATGACTATAAAGAGACACGGAACAAATGCTGTACAAACAACGCGGCCCCCTAATGCAATTAATCTCTGCACCTTGGTTCATATCTCACAAGGTTTTCCTACGTGGCTAAATAAGCGTAATGCATGTCTTCTACTGGTTTTCCATAACttcaatacattttgtaaaatatcacaACTCCAGTACAATCCCAAAGTACATTTCTGCTTCTGCAGTCACTTTCTAAAATAGTACagcatacacattttttttcttcttctcttaacATAATATTTGAACTGACtacaataaatactgtatgtatatttaaagCACATGTTTGGAGGAGTAATCAGCCTAAAGTGCgtatttgtgtgcgtgtatttgtgtgtgtggtgttgcaTAGCTTTCTTATTTGTGTGGTGGTTTGTTTGTGTACCAGGAGAAGCAGAATGAGGCTCACTATCTGCGGGAGCACAGAGGAGAGCTCATTGAGGAACTAACAAAAACTATTGTGcaaaaagtaagtaaataaatatttgatttttctgtCTGAGCTGCAAACACTCATTTTGCACAGTAACAGTTTATAGTGTGTGATAATGTTGATTTCAAGTGCATCTTaaagcaaaaaacattaaaacctgctgatttttgtgtttgtacagaGCCATGTGCAGCACTAatcatgtctctgtctctcttagaTTATTAGTACGAGGAAGACTTTGGCTCAGATGAGAGCAGAATATGACCAGGCTTGGCCacttgaacacaacactgacctTTATCATCAGTTCAACTGTGATCAAGCCTCCAGCTCCCTTAAACACCAACCAGGCCTCTGGGTAAACACAATAACTTAAAGTTttactgtacaataaatatacaATGGCTGTGTAGAAGAAACAGTTGTAAAAATTGCATCTAGTACTGcactttcatttattattaaaaattaaaccaaacaaGTGGTTGCCAACTATTTTGGCTTGATTCcctttacaaataaaactgtgtttatGAGTTCAGATGTCTTTTGACAAATATCCCCTCTAAACTTCTCAGatggtttaatttaaatgacataaCTGTTAGAAGCTCAAACAGGTTAAATTAGcaaattttaactttaaaaaaaatctaagaaaaGTCCAAAATATAAGTATACATTTGTGTAGCagaatttgtatttttcccttcttttaTGCTTCATTAATCATCTCACAACCCCTTGGCTTTATCTTGACTCTTTGGAGGCGCTCTGGCCCCTAGGTTAAAAAACAGTGGACTAAACTGACAAACTGTATATAAAGTCCGCAAAACTAGCTCCTCCTCAAGCAGCTACTGTAAAATGTTGCTAACACAGTAATGCATCAGGAATAACAATCTTAATATTGTCAGATATAAGATTATATATTAGTGAGAGGGACCATTTTCCTGCAGAATGAGTATTTTACTTGGTGACAAGTACTGACCTCTGCTGGTTAACCTGGTCACCCTGCTCCACTGACTTCATCTTATTATAGTCAGACATCCAGTGTGACTGTGACACAACATTCACTAATTTTCATTTGTCATCTTTCTCCTCTCAGAGGTCACACTCTGCCTTCTCCCTGTTGGACAATGACCCTCCAGGTCTGATGCAAGACTCCTCACAGGCGCTAAAGAAGGACGGAGGTGGATCAGCTATGTCAACGTGGAAGAGTGTAGACCGGCTAGACAACACTGGTAAGATCTTGTTGCTCTTTAACTTCATAAAGTAACCAGTACTTTTAGGTTTTGTTGTGCCAGTAATCTTTGCACAATCAAAATGTTCCATTTATTATCAACCAAGAGAAGCATCAAATACTATTTTTGCTCAAAGATTTTActtaatcgattatcaaaaagtaactggtgtgtgtgtatgcatgcgtgtgtttaGGTTTGTCCTCAGTGCTGAAGAGCCCAGACGGGAACTGGATCGCCCTGCAGAGCGCTCAGCTGCCTCGTCCCAAACTGCTAACCAGAAGGAAGAGCCTGGTCTTCAGTGCCTTGGAGAGGGAGTCTGAAGTGGTGTCCGCCTACGAAGGGATGGGCTCTGACCTTGAAACCAAACCCGAACCTGACAGATCTTGGGGTGCCGTCCTCCAGGAGATCCACAGGATGATGACAGACTCCAACTCCAACCTGCAGGACGCCCGCGACAGGATGCCATCCCTGCTGATGGGCCGCCGAGGCAGCAGAGACGATCTGTTTTCAGACTCTGAGGGGAACTGGAAGCCTAACACACCTCTGCTCGCTCTTTTTAAGAAGAAGGTACCTGCAGAGATCAGGCGACCTTCATCCTCCCGCAGAACCAGCATCATCAATGTGAACTTTAACGTGGAAAGAGCCGAAGTAGAAGTGGAGAGCAAGGCGGCTGCAGAGCCAGAGGTGGGAAAAGTCAGGAGATCACGGAGAAAAAAGAGGAGTAAAAAAGATTTGTCTTCATCTCTGCTGGTaagaaataaattacattaaactACAAACTGATGAGATTAAATGAAATTGGAAGATATTTTAATGACTCACagcaaaaaaagagtttaatcaaaataatgatGTAGCCAAGTAGGCTTTATATAACTATGTGAAACTGCCAATTCTGGTTCTGTAACATGTTGAATTTCCTTTAAAGGTTTGTGaattcctttcttttgttttagatAAATACGAATCAAAGATTATTCGAAATATTcctatatattaatatattccttataaactaataaaaaaatatttgctcTCTTGTCTACCCTCATTGGTATTAATGggggtggacaaaatattagGAGCCCCACtcagtattacatattttaattcaGCTGCCCCACAAACTACAGCCTTATAAATGaccataaagttgaatcaacaccctttttaaaacagtttcacATGCAGGTTGAATTTATTGCAAGACTGTTGTTAGATGTAATCACTGTTAATTTAGTGTACCTAATTAATGGAAACTAAGAATATAATacaactttaataaaaatacaaacaattgTGGATTTGAAATGCTGCCTGACTTACACAGATACAAATAATAAATGCTAAAAAGCAAATTACATCCATTAGAGGAAGTCATACTTCATTCACCACAgaaatatacatactgtatattcttaaATCTGTTATATCTTACATTCACAGGATTACAGCAACGAAGACAACCATCTGCAGCATCTTTCTGATGCTGCAACCCGTGAACCTTTTCACCTCGAGGGTGACATGACAGGACATGGAGCAAATCAGATTGAACAAGAGCTCACCCTAAAACTACATCAGCTAGCAGGCCGCGTTTCTGAGTACTCCAccggaggagaagaagaagtgagAGATGCTAGTAATGATggacagagggaggaaaagaaacagGGGAGCGAGGACAGAGATGAAAAAGATGAGAGGCTGTGGAGGATGGAGATCGACTTGGATGAAGAaagaacagaggaagaggaagacctAGATGATAAAGAGATGAAATACAGATTATTCAGACTCATCGCACAGTCCACACTCACATACTACTCATCTACTGATGATGAGGTAGACAAAGTTGGACATTGTAAAGACGAATGGGAAGGAGATTGGGATGAGGATATGCATGAGGAAAAGgtgaaaaagacagacagtctTAGTTCTAAACTCTGTCAGCTGGAAAAAGAAGTCAGGGCCAACCAGTTCTCCTCCACAGAGGATGAGCTGGACAGATTTGGCGTCATggatgaagagaagaaaacaggcgaggaggaggagctggcaGTGAAAGTGTGTCGATTAGCTAACCAAGCCAACGCCACCCAGTTTTCATCCACAGAGGATGAGTTGGACCAAGCAGGCATAGGTGAAGAGGGGATGGAAGCGATAGACGAAGAGAAGCTGTGGAAACTGGAGGCAGAAAAAGACGTCCATGCCGCTCAACTGCGTGATTTAGCCAGTCTAGTTAGTGCTTCTCAGTTTTCTTCCACTGAGGATGAGCTGGATAGAGTTGGAGAGAATgaggtggaggtggagcagGAAGGAAACAAAGGAGGAATTAAGAGGATAGAAGCCGAATCATTTGTAGATATGGATGTGACAATGTTTGATTTAAGGTATGAAATtgaggaaagaaagacagagagcagtAATGAAAAAGTTGAAGATGTCCAACAAGATCAAAGAGAGGTAGAGGAACAGAAAAATTGCATGGAGGAGAGAGTATCAGATGAGAATGAAGGAATGGTAAAGGGGCGTAAATGTGAAAAAGTGGAAGTTATGAAAGAGAACACGGCTAAGAGACAACCGATGGAGTCAGAAACAGTGGTGCAAGCAGAGAAAATGGAGGAGATATCATTACATGAGACAAAAGTCCGACAAGAGAAGTGGCAAGACAAAgcagaaggagaagagagacagtGGCAAGACAAAgcagaaggagaagagagacagagagaggaaaagattAGTGAAAGCAAAGAGAGTCAGGAGACAGCAGCAGACAGCGATGAGGAAGATGCAGAACTTCACAGAATAATTAGCAGCATGTTAATGATGACTTTGGACGACATGCAGGTAGAGACATCGAAGAAAGAAGCTGCGGAAAATGGGAGCATTAACAGAAAGCCAGAGGAAGTAGAGACAGATGAGAATGTAAAAATTGGGTTCAAAAATGGATTTGAGGAAACGGCTGTCGATGcacaaagcacaaataaattagAGGAGACAGAAAGTGCTAAAGGGGTCCAAAGTCAAGACGACAACTTGATGCCAGAGTCGGCTGTGAGAGAAAGACCAGGGGAAAATGTCTGTGAGCAAATTCAAGAAGATATTTCCAGAAAAAAGGAGAGTGGAGATGCCAcaggtaaaaatgaaaatgagcaggaaaatgatgaagatgcacaagaaaaaagacatttagcaATCAAAGAGGCACTTAAGGATCATGACGAACAAGAGTACAGCAAAGTCACAACTGAG
The window above is part of the Etheostoma cragini isolate CJK2018 chromosome 12, CSU_Ecrag_1.0, whole genome shotgun sequence genome. Proteins encoded here:
- the LOC117953564 gene encoding rab effector MyRIP-like isoform X2, with translation MGKKLDLSGLTDNEAEHVLQVVQRDMRLRKKEEERLSELKLELDEEGSRSLLLSRQRCFNQRCCIRCCSPFTFLLNTKRQCHDCHYNVCKACRVYNKQDKAWLCSACQKSRLLKTQSLDWFYTDVKTRFKRFGSAKVLKTLYRKHLAEHSALSELTEGSTYEESICNEGSVCGSDSTFYRQSQEHSMAETLTVALRVAEEAVDEAISKAESNTPNQEKQNEAHYLREHRGELIEELTKTIVQKIISTRKTLAQMRAEYDQAWPLEHNTDLYHQFNCDQASSSLKHQPGLWRSHSAFSLLDNDPPGLMQDSSQALKKDGGGSAMSTWKSVDRLDNTGLSSVLKSPDGNWIALQSAQLPRPKLLTRRKSLVFSALERESEVVSAYEGMGSDLETKPEPDRSWGAVLQEIHRMMTDSNSNLQDARDRMPSLLMGRRGSRDDLFSDSEGNWKPNTPLLALFKKKVPAEIRRPSSSRRTSIINVNFNVERAEVEVESKAAAEPEVGKVRRSRRKKRSKKDLSSSLLDYSNEDNHLQHLSDAATREPFHLEGDMTGHGANQIEQELTLKLHQLAGRVSEYSTGGEEEVRDASNDGQREEKKQGSEDRDEKDERLWRMEIDLDEERTEEEEDLDDKEMKYRLFRLIAQSTLTYYSSTDDEVDKVGHCKDEWEGDWDEDMHEEKVKKTDSLSSKLCQLEKEVRANQFSSTEDELDRFGVMDEEKKTGEEEELAVKVCRLANQANATQFSSTEDELDQAGIGEEGMEAIDEEKLWKLEAEKDVHAAQLRDLASLVSASQFSSTEDELDRVGENEVEVEQEGNKGGIKRIEAESFVDMDVTMFDLRYEIEERKTESSNEKVEDVQQDQREVEEQKNCMEERVSDENEGMVKGRKCEKVEVMKENTAKRQPMESETVVQAEKMEEISLHETKVRQEKWQDKAEGEERQEKISESKESQETAADSDEEDAELHRIISSMLMMTLDDMQVETSKKEAAENGSINRKPEEVETDENVKIGFKNGFEETAVDAQSTNKLEETESAKGVQSQDDNLMPESAVRERPGENVCEQIQEDISRKKESGDATGKNENEQENDEDAQEKRHLAIKEALKDHDEQEYSKVTTEWNIIVTQEDTAEVAFENKEMDIRLEEIKEENADNMEKSSMSSPLEGLLSPQEIQNRYTAVSLRSITTEVLKVLNATEELLLQGGEGGDGPRLSSTLLPPNTDPKKLDQQFSRLEENVYVAAGEVYSLEAELSDLEECARGICSGTSDLELSFLEEQIASAAAKVQQSELQTSDISARIAALKSAGLNVDPQQSRFTKTKTIPVMPVTLDLSRQLRRRLPAPPVREDKEET
- the LOC117953564 gene encoding rab effector MyRIP-like isoform X1 — protein: MGKKLDLSGLTDNEAEHVLQVVQRDMRLRKKEEERLSELKLELDEEGSRSLLLSRQRCFNQRCCIRCCSPFTFLLNTKRQCHDCHYNVCKACRVYNKQDKAWLCSACQKSRLLKTQSLDWFYTDVKTRFKRFGSAKVLKTLYRKHLAEHSALSELTEGSTYEESICNEGSVCGSDSTFYRQSQEHSMAETLTVALRVAEEAVDEAISKAESNTPNQEKQNEAHYLREHRGELIEELTKTIVQKIISTRKTLAQMRAEYDQAWPLEHNTDLYHQFNCDQASSSLKHQPGLWRSHSAFSLLDNDPPGLMQDSSQALKKDGGGSAMSTWKSVDRLDNTGLSSVLKSPDGNWIALQSAQLPRPKLLTRRKSLVFSALERESEVVSAYEGMGSDLETKPEPDRSWGAVLQEIHRMMTDSNSNLQDARDRMPSLLMGRRGSRDDLFSDSEGNWKPNTPLLALFKKKVPAEIRRPSSSRRTSIINVNFNVERAEVEVESKAAAEPEVGKVRRSRRKKRSKKDLSSSLLDYSNEDNHLQHLSDAATREPFHLEGDMTGHGANQIEQELTLKLHQLAGRVSEYSTGGEEEVRDASNDGQREEKKQGSEDRDEKDERLWRMEIDLDEERTEEEEDLDDKEMKYRLFRLIAQSTLTYYSSTDDEVDKVGHCKDEWEGDWDEDMHEEKVKKTDSLSSKLCQLEKEVRANQFSSTEDELDRFGVMDEEKKTGEEEELAVKVCRLANQANATQFSSTEDELDQAGIGEEGMEAIDEEKLWKLEAEKDVHAAQLRDLASLVSASQFSSTEDELDRVGENEVEVEQEGNKGGIKRIEAESFVDMDVTMFDLRYEIEERKTESSNEKVEDVQQDQREVEEQKNCMEERVSDENEGMVKGRKCEKVEVMKENTAKRQPMESETVVQAEKMEEISLHETKVRQEKWQDKAEGEERQEKISESKESQETAADSDEEDAELHRIISSMLMMTLDDMQVETSKKEAAENGSINRKPEEVETDENVKIGFKNGFEETAVDAQSTNKLEETESAKGVQSQDDNLMPESAVRERPGENVCEQIQEDISRKKESGDATGKNENEQENDEDAQEKRHLAIKEALKDHDEQEYSKVTTEWNIIVTQEDTAEVAFENKEMDIRLEEIKEENADNMEKSSMSSPLEGLLSPQEIQNGRDMELYKTIEIISTLMEQRYTAVSLRSITTEVLKVLNATEELLLQGGEGGDGPRLSSTLLPPNTDPKKLDQQFSRLEENVYVAAGEVYSLEAELSDLEECARGICSGTSDLELSFLEEQIASAAAKVQQSELQTSDISARIAALKSAGLNVDPQQSRFTKTKTIPVMPVTLDLSRQLRRRLPAPPVREDKEET